A single region of the Vanessa tameamea isolate UH-Manoa-2023 chromosome 18, ilVanTame1 primary haplotype, whole genome shotgun sequence genome encodes:
- the LOC113400981 gene encoding peptidylprolyl isomerase domain and WD repeat-containing protein 1: MSEEKAEKRPNSPEPTNAGEVDDGEEWIGPMPSEAAKPKAKKRKVLEFESLYLENLPSSETYERSYMHRDVVTHIVVTKTDFVITASQDGHIKFWKKQEEGIEFVKHFRCHLAPISHLAANSTGTLLCTASTEKTIKVFDVVNFDMINMISIEFEPYCAEWVHSAGDPISALAVSEKNSKKIHIFDGQQVSGSPLHTFESHQSEVATIKYNPVFEVAVSVDKAGIIEYWTGPKHEFEFPRNVKFTSKLDTDLFDFVKSKTYPTSLDFSPDGKKMASISLDRKVRVFHFLTGKLHKVIDETLQRFQELQHQTQQLPNMEFGRRMAAERELEKSEAASLANVVFDASGHFVAYATMLGVRLANLATNRCVATLGRPENLRPLRLALFQGRTNQSKVATTLEMEGSENPALLNVKTDPTLFCTAYKKNRFYMFSRRSPDDVKSPDADRDIFNEKPSKEDIISATEGQGVQRLYEQAILHTSLGDIHIRLFGKDVPRTVENFCGHARNGYFNGHIFHRVIKGFMVQTGDPTGTGTGGESIWGGEFADEFRPQLKHDRPYTVSMANAGPNTNGSQFFITLAPTPWLDNKHTVFGRVVRGMEVVQNIGSAKTNPKTDKPYDDIRVISVTVK, encoded by the exons atgtcagAAGAAAAAGCAGAAAAAAGGCCTAATAGTCCAGAACCAACAAACGCTGGAGAAGTTGATGATGGTGAAGAATGGATTGGCCCTATGCCTTCTGAGGCAGCAAAGCCAAAAGCTAAAAAACGTAAAG ttttggaATTTGAGTCACTATACCTAGAGAACTTGCCTTCATCGGAGACTTACGAAAGAAGTTATATGCATAGAGATGTTGTTACACACATTGTGGTAACAAAAACAGACTTTGTAATCACTGCTAGCCAGGATGGACACataaaattttggaaaaaacAG GAAGAAGGGATTGAATTTGTAAAGCATTTCCGCTGCCACTTGGCACCAATCAGCCATCTTGCAGCCAACAGTACAGGCACATTGCTCTGCACTGCATCTACTGAGAAGACTATTAAAGTTTTTGATGTTGTTAATTTTG aTATGATAAACATGATATCAATAGAGTTTGAACCATACTGTGCAGAATGGGTGCATTCTGCTGGTGATCCTATTTCAGCATTGGCCGT GTCAGAAAAgaacagtaaaaaaatacatatatttgatggACAGCAAGTTTCCGGTTCCCCACTACACACATTTGAGTCACATCAAAGTGAGGTtgcaacaataaaatacaatccaGTATTTGAAGTGGCCGTGTCTGTTGACAAAGCTGGTATTATAGAGTACTGGACGGGACCCAAACATGAATTTGAGTTTCCGAGGAATGTTAAATTTACTTCTAAATTGGATACAGATCTGTTTGACTTTGTGAAGAGTAAAACTTACCCAACTTCACTTGATTTTTCACCGGATGGAAAGAAAATGGCATCAATAAGTTTAGATAGAAAG GTTCGCGTGTTTCATTTCCTGACGGGAAAACTGCACAAGGTTATAGATGAGACATTGCAGCGCTTCCAGGAACTACAGCATCAGACACAGCAGCTTCCGAATATGGAGTTCGGCAGAAG AATGGCGGCGGAGCGCGAGCTGGAGAAGTCGGAGGCGGCGTCGCTCGCCAACGTGGTGTTCGACGCCAGCGGTCACTTCGTGGCCTACGCCACCATGCTGGGCGTGCGCCTCGCCAACCTCGCCACCAACCGCTGCGTGGCCACGCTCGGCCGCCCCGAGAACCTGCGCCCGCTGCGCCTCGCGCTGTTCCAG GGTCGGACGAACCAATCTAAAGTGGCGACCACACTCGAGATGGAAGGTTCGGAAAACCCCGCTCTGTTAAACGTTAAAACTGACCCAACGCTGTTCTGTACGGCGTACAAGAAGAACCGATTCTACATGTTCTCGAGGCGGAGTCCCGACGACGTTAAGAGTCCCGATGCGGACAGAGACATCTTTAACGAGAAACCGTCGAAGGAAGATATTATATCTGCAACTGAAGGACAAG GAGTTCAGCGTCTTTACGAGCAGGCCATCCTCCACACGTCTCTGGGAGATATCCACATTCGTCTTTTCGGTAAAGACGTCCCTCGTACAGTCGAGAACTTCTGCGGCCACGCGCGCAATGGTTACTTCAACGGTCACATATTTCATAGAGTTATCAAGGGCTTCATGGTACAGACGGGAGATCCCACAG GAACGGGCACAGGCGGGGAGAGTATATGGGGTGGCGAGTTTGCAGACGAGTTCCGACCCCAGCTCAAGCACGACCGGCCCTACACCGTCAGCATGGCCAACGCCGGACCCAACACCAACGGAAGCCAGTTCTTCATCACACTCGCACCCACT ccATGGCTGGATAATAAGCACACGGTGTTCGGTCGAGTGGTACGTGGCATGGAGGTGGTTCAGAACATCGGCAGCGCTAAAACCAACCCCAAGACAGACAAACCATACGACGACATACGAGTCATCTCCGTCactgtcaaataa
- the LOC113400984 gene encoding transcription factor JunD has translation MVRQSGHGMETTFYDEQYPLSGPVDNLKRSLTLDLDFGRGGKRARGGAPVLSSPDLQLLKLGSPELEKLIMQNGMITTATPTPGGQVMFPPAMPTEEQEMYARPFVEALDKLHHSEPAPHGRRVYADLDRPLDRYPTPVVKDEPQTVPSASSSPPLSPIDMDTQERIKLERKRQRNRVAASKCRRRKLERISKLEEKVKLLKGENADLAQMVVKLKDHVSRLKQQVLEHANGGCHIDTHF, from the coding sequence ATGGTTCGGCAATCCGGCCACGGGATGGAGACCACATTTTATGACGAACAGTATCCCCTGAGTGGCCCCGTGGATAATTTGAAACGGTCTTTAACATTGGATTTGGATTTCGGGAGAGGCGGGAAGAGGGCTCGAGGAGGTGCACCCGTGCTCTCCTCACCCGACCTGCAGCTGCTAAAACTGGGGTCACCCGAGTTAGAAAAGCTTATAATGCAGAACGGTATGATCACAACGGCTACACCGACACCGGGCGGACAGGTGATGTTCCCCCCCGCGATGCCTACGGAAGAGCAAGAGATGTACGCGAGACCATTCGTCGAGGCGCTGGACAAGCTGCATCACAGCGAACCGGCGCCGCACGGAAGGAGAGTTTACGCCGACCTCGACCGGCCTCTCGACCGGTATCCTACCCCTGTCGTCAAAGACGAGCCACAAACCGTTCCAAGTGCCTCCAGCTCGCCCCCTCTGTCGCCTATCGACATGGACACACAAGAAAGGATAAAACTAGAACGGAAAAGACAGAGGAATCGAGTAGCAGCTTCCAAATGCCGGCGACGTAAACTGGAACGCATTTCAAAGTTGGAGGAGAAGGTGAAATTGCTGAAGGGCGAGAACGCGGACCTGGCGCAAATGGTAGTAAAGCTAAAAGACCACGTCTCGCGGCTGAAGCAGCAGGTGCTGGAGCATGCGAACGGTGGCTGCCACATCGACACGCACTTCTGA